The genomic stretch TTTGATTAAAAAGTCTTAAATCGCATAAAGCAAGACCAAATCCAGCACTTTCGCTGTTATCAAGCTGCTCTGTAAAGAATTTTTCTATTAAATTTTTATTGTAGTATTCTTTGAAAGTTAATCTTTTGGAATCTATTCTAGTTCTGCTTATCATAGTTAGCGGTGCATCATTTACTATTTCAAAGTATATATCATTTTTATTTATTCTTGAGAGTAGTTTAATAGTTAATTTATTTTTTATATCCTGATTGCATAGCAGTAGTTTTGAGTATTTTATTTCATCTATTGGTATATTATTATCAATATCTTTTATAAGTTTATTTTCTAATCTTATATATTCTTTAAGTTCATTTTTAGTATCATCATCTTTTAATATATTAGAATATTCGCTCATTATATCATAATCATCAAAATACTCTCCGCTTTCTATTTTTTTTGTGAAGTGAGGAAATTTCTCTTCCAGTATTTTTATTGTTATGATATGCAGATATCTTGCCTTAATAGTATTAGATATAAGCTCCATTATAATATATACGGCATCACTTGCATATTTTTCTATTTTATATTTTCTTAATATTTCTTCTACTATAAATATTATTTTTTGTTTAGTGATGTTATCAAGCCAAGTAATATAAAATTTAATAGGTTCTTTTTTATGATTTTTTATATACTGCTTTATTTCTTCTATACTAGCTGAAGCATCTATCATGATTTTATAATCTCTTTTGCTATGCGTTCAAGCACATTTTTTTCGCCTAAAGTTTCTCTTACTCTAAGCAGATTGCTGCTTACTTTTTTATAGTATTCTTTATCAGTTAGATATTTTATAATATGACTTGTAATAGCATTAGGATTGCAGTCATTTTGAAGTAATTCCGGAGCAGCTTCTTCATTAAGCAGAACATTAGGCATTCCCACATACTTTATATTTGTAAGCAATTTTCCAAGAATGAATGTAATATATGATATTTTATAGCATATTACCATAGGCTTACCATAACATGCAGCCAAAAGACTTGCAGTACCGCTTGACATTATTAATGCATCAGAGTATGAATATACATAATCTTTATCCTCGCCTGATAATAGAGAGTAGCTTACATCTTTTAATAAGTCTTTATAATTATCAATAATTTTTTTTATAGGTTCTGTATATTCAGGATATGCTATAGGTATTATAAATCTGATATTTGACGAAAGCATATCATTAAGCATTTTCATAGATTTAATAAATACTGGAGCAAGCTCTTTTATTTCCTGATGTCTGCTTCCAAAAAGCACGCCTACAGTATATTCTTTTTTAGGCATATTAAGTTCTGGTACTTCTTTGTCATAATCCAAGTCAGCAAATGGGTGTCCGCTGTACATTACATCGCAGCCGTATTTTTTATACACATCATAATCAAATAAAAAAGGGGTTATTATTTTTTTAGCAGATAGAAGTTTCTTGGCATTCCAAGCTCCCCATATACCGACATGAGGCGGAAAATAATAAATATAATCTATATTATTTGCTTTGCAGTATTTAGCTAAAAGTAAATTAACTCCCTGATTATCAACCAAGAGCATAATATCTACTTTATTTTTTTTAAGATAGTCCTGAAGTATATTGAAAGCACCAAGTTTTTTAAAAGCATATACCGGATTAGCCCCCTCAAATATTCCCATAGTGGATAAAGTTGACATATCAGACAATATATTGACATTTGCCTTTTGCATTTCAACGCCGCCGAATCCGTCTAAGATTATACTAGGGTCTAATTCCTTTATCTTTTTTGCTAATAAAGCTCCCTGAATGTCGCCAGATACTTCGCCT from Brachyspira murdochii DSM 12563 encodes the following:
- the lpxB gene encoding lipid-A-disaccharide synthase; protein product: MRIFIATGEVSGDIQGALLAKKIKELDPSIILDGFGGVEMQKANVNILSDMSTLSTMGIFEGANPVYAFKKLGAFNILQDYLKKNKVDIMLLVDNQGVNLLLAKYCKANNIDYIYYFPPHVGIWGAWNAKKLLSAKKIITPFLFDYDVYKKYGCDVMYSGHPFADLDYDKEVPELNMPKKEYTVGVLFGSRHQEIKELAPVFIKSMKMLNDMLSSNIRFIIPIAYPEYTEPIKKIIDNYKDLLKDVSYSLLSGEDKDYVYSYSDALIMSSGTASLLAACYGKPMVICYKISYITFILGKLLTNIKYVGMPNVLLNEEAAPELLQNDCNPNAITSHIIKYLTDKEYYKKVSSNLLRVRETLGEKNVLERIAKEIIKS